Below is a window of Defluviimonas sp. SAOS-178_SWC DNA.
CCGCATCAACCGGCCGGACACATGACCGCCACCCGCAACGCTCATCCGATGCTCAAATCAACCCTTGCGCAAACGGAGCCGTCCACACATGGCAGCACCCATCCTTTCCATATTTATCCCCCGCGGCACTCAGGGGCGACGTGAGGCGGTCCCGAAGTGTACGCCGTTTAGGCATTTGCACAAATTTTATGCATTAACTTGTCGACGTGGAGCTTGACCGAGTATGAAATTTTTATTGCAAATCTAAGAATTTTTTCGACATTTGCCAGAAGTGCTAAAGGAAGAAAATGGCATTTCTCAACAAGTGTCTTTCTTCTCAGGTGAACGATTACCTATGAAATATTTGGGTTATTAGAGTAAAGTTCACCCATCACGATGCGATCATTGAGAGTTGGAAATCCAGCGCAAAATTACGAAATATTTATTGCGATGTCCTGAAATCTGCGCCAACCTCGATTCCAAAGGGAGCACAGATATGCTGAACACCGCCAGACGCAGCGCCATGGCCGTACCATCGGAGAACCTACTTCAGGGGTTCCAACCCGATTTTGAGTTCACCCCCGTCGACCCCTTGCCGGAGGCGGAATTTGTCGAGAGGCTGCGGCATATCCGGCGCGAGGCCACCGTTGCGGGGCATGATGTCATCCTGGCCCATGCCGACAGCATCGGCGCTTACCGCGTGTCCAACTCATACCTGCGCTATATCTGCGACTGGATGCGCGAGGGTGTGCTGGTCATCCCGACCGACGAAAACCTGCCGCTGACATTGTTTTCCTTCTACAGCAGCTCGGTCCTGCTGCCCCCGGGGGGCGAGCCCGTGCTGGTCGAGGATATCTGGCAGGTCGGCACCTGGGGGCGCGAAACCTATAATCGGCCGGGCCGCGCCAAGGACCGCGTGGTCGAGGCGCTTGGCACCCATCTGGAGCGCGGTGGCCTGGCCTCCAGCCAGATCGGCCTGTTCGGCGACGCGACATCACAGCCCTACTGGGATGAGCTGGCCGGGCGTCTGCCACGCAGTCGGCTGGTGCCGGACGCCGAGATCATCGAGCGGATGCAGCGCCGCCGCAGCAAGCGGGAGCAGGCCGTCATCCGCGCTGCGGCGCAACTGGCCAGCATCGGGATGCAGGCCGCCTATCATGTTACGCGCCCGGGTGTCACCGATTACGAGATCTATGCCGCCTTCACCTTTGCCCAGATGGCGCGGGGCGGTGAATGGGGCGATGGCTATCAGATCGGCATAAATCGCTTTGGCACGCATTGCGGCAAGCCTTATGGCCATGTCGTGCGCTCGGGCGATCTGATTAACCTCTATATCTCGGCGGTCAGCTATCACGGCTACACCGCGCAGATCGCCCGCATGATCGCGGTGGGCAGCATCACGGACAAGCAGGAGGAGGTGTTGCAGATGTGCGTCGAGGGGGTCGAGGCCGCCGCTGCGCGGGTCCGCCCCGGCGCCCTGGTCTCCGAAGCTGCCGATGCGTCGTTCGAACCCTACATCCGGCGCGGGTATCTGACTTCGGCCGACAGCCGCACCATGCCTTACAACTGGTCCTCCAGCGATGACGGTTCGCCAAGGCTGATCCCGCGCCGCCATGTGCCGGATGTCGACTGGGAAGCGCAGGGCCGCAAGCTGATGCACGTCTATCCGGCCACGCATGGGCCGCATAACCCGAATGTCGGGCACTCGATCTCGATGCCGAAGTTCCGGCCTTACAACATCGCCTCGAACAACCATGACAGGTTCGAGGAGGGCATGACCTTCGTGCTGCACTCGCAATGGCTTGAGCCGGAGGTTGCGGGTGCCAATATCGGTGACTGCTATCTGGTGACCGACAACGGTTGCGAAAACCTGAGCTGCGATACCCCGCTTGCAGTTCACCGGGTCAAAGTCTGACCTGCCCCTTCCTAAATCATAACAAATCGACCAACAGGAGAATTAAATGGCCTTTTCCGCCCTGGCGCGTGCTGCGCTGCTTTCAACCGTCATGGCCTTGCCGCTGCATGCGGAAGAGCCGGTGAATTTGGTAATCTCGAACTCGCAATGGCTGGACGCCTTGCGCGGTGAGGGGCTCTGGAATGCCGTCAAGGCATATGAGGCGACCGCGCCCGGTGTGACGCTGGAATCGCTGGGAATCCCCTCCAAGGATTACGGCGACCGCCTGATGACCGAGTTCGGGGCAGGCAAGGGCCCTGACATCGCCATCATGCAGGAAGGCGTGTTCTTTGCGCTGGCGGATGCGGGCCTGCTGGTTGATGTCGGTGCCGCAGTCGAAGGCGTCAGCCTGAATGCCACCAAGGACAATGGCATCATCGACGGGGTTACGCTGGGCGTTCCGTGGCAGCGTGCGGCCTATGCGCTGATCTACAACGCGGATCTGGTCGGGGCGGCGGGCGTTGCGGTTCCGACCACCGTGCCGGAACTGATCGCCAGCGCGCAAGGCGTGCAGGACAAGACCGGCGCTATCGGCTTCACCTCGCGGCACCAGATCAGCGACTTTTCCGGCTTCTATATGGATTTCCAGAGCTGGGCCTACGGTCATGGGGTAAGCTGGGTCGATGCCGAGGGCAAGCTGACCATCAACACGCCCGAAGCGGCGGCGGCCATTGCGGCCTTCAAGCAGGTGTATGATGCGAAGATCATCCCGGTCGGAGACGACATGCCGACGCAGCGCACCCGGTTCAAGGAAAAGCAGGTCGGCTTCAGCATCGACAATTCCGGCGGCACGCTGAACATTGCTTCCGGTGGCGCGATGGAAAGCAGCCGCATGAAATCGGCGGCGATGCCTTTCCCGCATCCGGGGGCGCATCAGCAGATCTATGTGGCGGTGAATGCCAACAGCGAACACCCCGAGGAAGCCATCGCCTTTCTGAAATGGCTGGTTACACCGGAAGCCCAGGCGGCGCTGCGCAAGGCGTCGGGCCCCGATGCGCTGGCAACCGATGTGCCGCTGGATGCGGATTTCGTGGCGAAGAACCCCTGGGCACCGGTCTTTGCCGAGCTTGCACAGCAGTCCCACTCGGTCCTGATCCCGGGCTACGAAGTGGAGACGACGCAGATCATGCGCCCGGTGATGGAGGCGGTCGAGGAAGTTCTGGTCACAGGCATCACTCCGGAGGAAGCTTTGGCCAAAGCGCAGGACAAAGTCGACCAGATGTTCTGAGGGGCAAAATGCCACGAGGGGAACGATCATGACCTATTCTTTGCAATCCGGGCGGTCAGCTGCCGCCCGGCCCACGGCGGGAAGCCGTCCGGCCCTGGCGGCAAAAATCAGACCGCTGATGCCTTATGCCTTCATGATGCTGCCGGTCATCTATCTGGCCATCTTCATGTTCTGGCCCCTGGGGCGCCAGATCTGGCTCAGCTTCACCCGCACGCGGCTGGCCAATCCCAACCGCAGCGAGTTCATCGGGCTGCGGAACTATGAACGTCTGTTCGATAACCCGGATTTCTACACCGCGCTTTACGTCACCGTAACCTATTCGTTGTTGGCGGTGCTGATCGGGGTGGCCGTTGGAACTGTCGCGGCACTGGCCATGAACCGGCCATTTCCGGGGCGGACGCTGGTACGGGCCATCCTGCTGTTCGGCTGGGCGGTGCCCAACGTGGCGGCGGCGCTGATCTGGCTGTGGATCTTCAACGAACGTTCGGGCGTGCTGAACAGCATCGTCACCGGGCTGGGGCTGGAGCGGATCACCTGGCTGACCAGCACCGACATGGCCCTGTCCTCGATCCTTCTGGTCACGGTCTGGCAGGTGGCGCCTTTCGTCATGCTGGTCATGCTGGCCGCGCTGCAATCCGTTCCGCAAGAGGTGAAGGAGGCCGCCCGCGTGGATGGCGCGGACGCGCTGAACATCTTCCGCGCCGTGACCTTGCCGCATGTCATGCCGACCTTGCAGCTGGTGTCGCTACTGGTTGCCGTCTGGTCGATCCGACGGTTTGACATTATCTATCTGCTGACCGGCGGCGGCCCGATCGGAAGCACCAGCACCCTGATCGTGAAACTGCGGCAGGTTGCCTTTGAAAACCACGACCTCGGCCTTGCCAGCGCCTATGGCGTGATCGGCCTGATCCTGGCCCTGTCGGTTGCCGCCGTGCATGCCGCCTTCAACCACCATCGCCAGAAAGGGCAAAGCTGATGAACCGGCTGACCTCCGCGACCAAAACCTTGCTGCAAGCGCTGCTGGTGCTGCTTCTGGTCGTCTTCGGGGGCTTTCCGATTTACTGGATGGCCACCACCGCGCTGTCGACCAATGCCGAGCTTTACAACAGCGGGCAGGTGCCTTGGCCGCAACTGTCAAACCTGCCCACCGCGCTGGAGGAGCTGACGAAGCTGCCGCTGCTGCGCTGGCTGGGCAACACCGGGATCGTCGCGGTGGGAACCACGCTCCTCAGCCTGATCCTTGGCTCGCTTGCGGGCTATGGCCTCAGCCGGTTCCGCTTTCATGGCAAGGGTATCATCGGCTTCCTGCTGTTCATGACGCAGGTTGTGCCCGAAGCGCTGATCCTTGTGCCGCTTTATGCCATGTTCATCAGCCTTGGACTGTTGAACAGCCTGACGGGGCTGGTCCTGGCGAATGTCGGCTTCTCGCTGCCGGTGGCGGCCTTCATCATCAAGGGCGCGATCGACGCGGTGCCTTACGAGATCGAGGAATCCGCCGCTGTCGACAACTGCCCGCGGCTGAGTGTGCTGACCATGATCGTCCTGCCGATCATTGCCCCCTCGCTGGCTGCTGCTGCGGTGATCGCCTTCTTCGCGGGCTGGAACGAATACCTGTTCGCCGCGACCTTCTTGATGGACAACTCCCTTTGGCCCGCCAGCGTCGGCCTTGCCTCCTTTATCGGGCAGTATGAAACGCCGCTTTCCGCCGTGATGAGTGCCGCCCTGATCTTCAGCCTGCCCGCCGTCGTCTTTTTCCTGCTGATCCAGCGCAAGATCGTGGCGGGCATCACTGCCGGCGCCGTGAAAGGATAATCACCATGCCCAACATTCAGCTTGACCGGGTCCACAAGGCTTTTGGCGAGACTCAGATCATCCCGCAGTTCGACGCCAGCATCAACGATGGCGAGTTCCTGGTTCTGCTTGGCCCCTCCGGCTGCGGAAAGTCCACGCTTTTGCGGATGATCGCGGGGCTTAGCGACATTACCGATGGCACATTGCGCTTTGACGGCCGCGATGTGGGCAACTGGACGCCCAGCCAACGTGGCGTGGCCTTCGTGTTTCAGTCCTACGCGCTTTACCCCCATATGACCGTGCGGGAAAATATCGCCTTTCCCTTGCTGATGGACCGTTTCCGCAAATGGCATCACATTCCGGTCGTCAGCAGCTTCGTGCGCTGGCGGATGATGCATGAGCCCGGGATCGTCGAGCGGACGGACCGCATCGCCGCGCAGCTTGAGCTGACCGCGCTGATGAACCGGCGCCCGGCAAACCTGTCGGGTGGTCAGCGGCAGCGCGTGGCGCTGGCCCGGGCACTGGTGCGCGATCCCTCACTCTACCTTCTGGACGAGCCGCTGTCGAACCTGGATGCCAAGCTGCGGACGCAGATGCGCTCCGAGATTTCTGCGCTGCATCAGCGAGTGCAGAAAACCTTCATCTATGTGACCCATGATCAGGTTGAGGCGATGACCATGGCGACCAAGATCATCGTCATGGACAAGGGCGTGATCCAGCAGATCGGTACGCCCGATGAGATCTACGCGCGGCCCGCGAACACCTTTGTTGCCCGCTTTGTCGGTGCGCCGCCGATGAACCTGATGAACGTCACGATCAGCGGCAACGCGCTGACTCTGGACAGATGCACCTGGCAGGCAGCTCACCCGCTGCCGCAGGACGGTCAGGCAATCCTGGGTATCCGGCCCGAGAATTTCCGCCTGGTGCCGGAAGGGCAGGGGCCGCTTCCGGTCGAGATCGTGCTGGTGGAACGGCTTGGGGCCGAGGTGATCCTTGGCTGCCAGGTGCTTTCAGGCCAGGCCGGCAAGGCCGACGCATTGCTGCGACAGGATCTGATCCATGTCCGGGTTGCCGGAAATCCGGGCCTTTCGCATGGCGACAGAGCCGCGCTGACTTATGACGCGGATCGGCTCAACTGGTATTCCACGGAAACCGGGGTGGCGCTTGACGCCTCAGGGGCATCGCTGTGGCAGTCGGCATGAAGGGCAGGACCATGACCCCCTTTCATGTCACGG
It encodes the following:
- a CDS encoding M24 family metallopeptidase, with translation MEIQRKITKYLLRCPEICANLDSKGSTDMLNTARRSAMAVPSENLLQGFQPDFEFTPVDPLPEAEFVERLRHIRREATVAGHDVILAHADSIGAYRVSNSYLRYICDWMREGVLVIPTDENLPLTLFSFYSSSVLLPPGGEPVLVEDIWQVGTWGRETYNRPGRAKDRVVEALGTHLERGGLASSQIGLFGDATSQPYWDELAGRLPRSRLVPDAEIIERMQRRRSKREQAVIRAAAQLASIGMQAAYHVTRPGVTDYEIYAAFTFAQMARGGEWGDGYQIGINRFGTHCGKPYGHVVRSGDLINLYISAVSYHGYTAQIARMIAVGSITDKQEEVLQMCVEGVEAAAARVRPGALVSEAADASFEPYIRRGYLTSADSRTMPYNWSSSDDGSPRLIPRRHVPDVDWEAQGRKLMHVYPATHGPHNPNVGHSISMPKFRPYNIASNNHDRFEEGMTFVLHSQWLEPEVAGANIGDCYLVTDNGCENLSCDTPLAVHRVKV
- a CDS encoding ABC transporter substrate-binding protein, producing the protein MAFSALARAALLSTVMALPLHAEEPVNLVISNSQWLDALRGEGLWNAVKAYEATAPGVTLESLGIPSKDYGDRLMTEFGAGKGPDIAIMQEGVFFALADAGLLVDVGAAVEGVSLNATKDNGIIDGVTLGVPWQRAAYALIYNADLVGAAGVAVPTTVPELIASAQGVQDKTGAIGFTSRHQISDFSGFYMDFQSWAYGHGVSWVDAEGKLTINTPEAAAAIAAFKQVYDAKIIPVGDDMPTQRTRFKEKQVGFSIDNSGGTLNIASGGAMESSRMKSAAMPFPHPGAHQQIYVAVNANSEHPEEAIAFLKWLVTPEAQAALRKASGPDALATDVPLDADFVAKNPWAPVFAELAQQSHSVLIPGYEVETTQIMRPVMEAVEEVLVTGITPEEALAKAQDKVDQMF
- a CDS encoding ABC transporter ATP-binding protein, whose translation is MPNIQLDRVHKAFGETQIIPQFDASINDGEFLVLLGPSGCGKSTLLRMIAGLSDITDGTLRFDGRDVGNWTPSQRGVAFVFQSYALYPHMTVRENIAFPLLMDRFRKWHHIPVVSSFVRWRMMHEPGIVERTDRIAAQLELTALMNRRPANLSGGQRQRVALARALVRDPSLYLLDEPLSNLDAKLRTQMRSEISALHQRVQKTFIYVTHDQVEAMTMATKIIVMDKGVIQQIGTPDEIYARPANTFVARFVGAPPMNLMNVTISGNALTLDRCTWQAAHPLPQDGQAILGIRPENFRLVPEGQGPLPVEIVLVERLGAEVILGCQVLSGQAGKADALLRQDLIHVRVAGNPGLSHGDRAALTYDADRLNWYSTETGVALDASGASLWQSA
- a CDS encoding carbohydrate ABC transporter permease, whose product is MNRLTSATKTLLQALLVLLLVVFGGFPIYWMATTALSTNAELYNSGQVPWPQLSNLPTALEELTKLPLLRWLGNTGIVAVGTTLLSLILGSLAGYGLSRFRFHGKGIIGFLLFMTQVVPEALILVPLYAMFISLGLLNSLTGLVLANVGFSLPVAAFIIKGAIDAVPYEIEESAAVDNCPRLSVLTMIVLPIIAPSLAAAAVIAFFAGWNEYLFAATFLMDNSLWPASVGLASFIGQYETPLSAVMSAALIFSLPAVVFFLLIQRKIVAGITAGAVKG
- a CDS encoding carbohydrate ABC transporter permease, giving the protein MPYAFMMLPVIYLAIFMFWPLGRQIWLSFTRTRLANPNRSEFIGLRNYERLFDNPDFYTALYVTVTYSLLAVLIGVAVGTVAALAMNRPFPGRTLVRAILLFGWAVPNVAAALIWLWIFNERSGVLNSIVTGLGLERITWLTSTDMALSSILLVTVWQVAPFVMLVMLAALQSVPQEVKEAARVDGADALNIFRAVTLPHVMPTLQLVSLLVAVWSIRRFDIIYLLTGGGPIGSTSTLIVKLRQVAFENHDLGLASAYGVIGLILALSVAAVHAAFNHHRQKGQS